The following are encoded together in the Rhineura floridana isolate rRhiFlo1 chromosome 21, rRhiFlo1.hap2, whole genome shotgun sequence genome:
- the LOC133374123 gene encoding apoptosis-inducing factor 3-like isoform X3 codes for MEGEDRVITQEVCREDEMYDGEMREVQVAGHPVLLVRDHLQFRGLGSKCPHAGAPLAKGYLGRGRIRCPFHGACFSLTMGDIEEYPTLDCLAAFKVTVESGQVYVTAKVKDLESGRRVKHMSKWSQLSSQTVLLLGAGPAALTCAETLRQEGFTGRVIMVTRENHQPYDRTKLSKEMDAKAESIYLRPQSFLDAHNIEVWMQKEVVSLDLDGKRAQFSDGTCQGYDHLLIATGSRPRRLQCPGSNLQNICVLLTPEDASQILHLATGKRVAIVGASFIGMEVAASLVGKAACIQVVEKADSPYQAVLGDQVGRVAMKMLQAQGVTFHMKAEVAEVQGERGKVTQVILDNGQKIPADVVVVGIVHADQHPFCLCCWGRGLLSCGSARWEEHKHLSLADCPSPRPCGCPQHPAETGEAAYGAFLLDQVAKEEHPVCRMRDWLHRDRAQRGSGPGEVPPLLH; via the exons ATGGAAGGCGAAGACAGAGTCATTACGCAGGAGGTCTGCCGGGAGGACGAGATGTACGATGGAGA GATGCGGGAAGTACAGGTGGCTGGTCACCCCGTGCTGCTGGTGAGGGATCATCTCCAGTTCAGAGGCTTGGGTAGCAAGTGCCCCCACGCCGGAGCACCACTCGCCAAAG GCTACTTGGGACGGGGGCGGATTCGTTGCCCTTTCCATGGGGCCTGCTTTAGCCTCACGATGGGCGACATTGAGGAATACCCCACCCTGGACTGCCTGGCTGCTTTCAAG GTGACCGTGGAGAGTGGACAGGTGTACGTCACTGCGAAGGTGAAG GACCTTGAAAGCGGCCGCAGAGTGAAGCATATGAGCAAATGGAGCCAGCTCAGCAGCCAGACGGTGCTGCTTCTGGGGGCAG GTCCTGCGGCGCTGACTTGCGCCGAAACCCTTCGCCAGGAGGGCTTCACTGGCAGGGTCATCATGGTGACGAGGGAGAATCACCAGCCCTACGACAGGACCAAGCTGAGCAAG GAAATGGATGCCAAGGCTGAGAGCATCTACCTGCGGCCTCAGAGTTTTCTGGATGCTCACAACATCGAGGTCTGGATGCAGAAAGAG GTGGTTTCTCTGGACCTGGATGGCAAAAGGGCCCAGTTCAGCGACGGGACCTGCCAGGGCTATGACCACCTGCTGATTGCCACCGGCAGCAG ACCAAGGCGCTTGCAATGTCCAGGCTCCAACCTGCAGAACATCTGTGTCCTCCTCACCCCTGAAGATGCCAGCCAGATCCTGCACTTGGCAACGGGCAAGAGGGTGGCGATAGTGGGAGCGTCATTCATTG GCATGGAAGTGGCAGCCAGTCTCGTGGGGAAAGCTGCTTGCATCCAGGTGGTGGAGAAGGCCGACTCTCCGTACCAGGCAGTGCTCGGGGACCAGGTTGGACGTGTGGCCATGAAG ATGCTGCAAGCGCAAGGAGTCACGTTCCACATGAAGGCAGAGGTGGCGGAAGTGCAAGGCGAACGCGGGAAG GTCACACAGGTCATTCTGGACAATGGGCAAAAGATCCCTgcagatgtggtggtggtgggaatag TTCATGCAGACCAACACCCCTTCTGTCTTTGCTGCTGGGGACGTGGCCTCCTTTCCTGTGGCTCTGCTCGGTGGGAAGAACACAAACATCTGTCACTGGCAGATTGCCCAAGCCCACG GCCATGTGGCTGCCCTCAACATCCTGCAGAAACGGGAGAGGCTGCATACGGTGCCTTTCTTCTGGACCAAGTTGCAAAGGAAGAGCATCCGGTATGCAG GATGCGGGATTGGCTACACAGAGACCGTGCTCAAAGGGGATCTGGACCAGGAGAAGTTCCTCCTCTTCTACATTAA
- the LOC133374123 gene encoding apoptosis-inducing factor 3-like isoform X2, with protein MEGEDRVITQEVCREDEMYDGEMREVQVAGHPVLLVRDHLQFRGLGSKCPHAGAPLAKGYLGRGRIRCPFHGACFSLTMGDIEEYPTLDCLAAFKVTVESGQVYVTAKVKDLESGRRVKHMSKWSQLSSQTVLLLGAGPAALTCAETLRQEGFTGRVIMVTRENHQPYDRTKLSKEMDAKAESIYLRPQSFLDAHNIEVWMQKEVVSLDLDGKRAQFSDGTCQGYDHLLIATGSRPRRLQCPGSNLQNICVLLTPEDASQILHLATGKRVAIVGASFIGMEVAASLVGKAACIQVVEKADSPYQAVLGDQVGRVAMKMLQAQGVTFHMKAEVAEVQGERGKVTQVILDNGQKIPADVVVVGIGVVPNSGFLEGSSVVLDHRGAILVDLFMQTNTPSVFAAGDVASFPVALLGGKNTNICHWQIAQAHGHVAALNILQKRERLHTVPFFWTKLQRKSIRYAGCGIGYTETVLKGDLDQEKFLLFYIKEGFVTAAASLNFDPKLAMVAEVMYSGKTISKQEAELMGDDTLQET; from the exons ATGGAAGGCGAAGACAGAGTCATTACGCAGGAGGTCTGCCGGGAGGACGAGATGTACGATGGAGA GATGCGGGAAGTACAGGTGGCTGGTCACCCCGTGCTGCTGGTGAGGGATCATCTCCAGTTCAGAGGCTTGGGTAGCAAGTGCCCCCACGCCGGAGCACCACTCGCCAAAG GCTACTTGGGACGGGGGCGGATTCGTTGCCCTTTCCATGGGGCCTGCTTTAGCCTCACGATGGGCGACATTGAGGAATACCCCACCCTGGACTGCCTGGCTGCTTTCAAG GTGACCGTGGAGAGTGGACAGGTGTACGTCACTGCGAAGGTGAAG GACCTTGAAAGCGGCCGCAGAGTGAAGCATATGAGCAAATGGAGCCAGCTCAGCAGCCAGACGGTGCTGCTTCTGGGGGCAG GTCCTGCGGCGCTGACTTGCGCCGAAACCCTTCGCCAGGAGGGCTTCACTGGCAGGGTCATCATGGTGACGAGGGAGAATCACCAGCCCTACGACAGGACCAAGCTGAGCAAG GAAATGGATGCCAAGGCTGAGAGCATCTACCTGCGGCCTCAGAGTTTTCTGGATGCTCACAACATCGAGGTCTGGATGCAGAAAGAG GTGGTTTCTCTGGACCTGGATGGCAAAAGGGCCCAGTTCAGCGACGGGACCTGCCAGGGCTATGACCACCTGCTGATTGCCACCGGCAGCAG ACCAAGGCGCTTGCAATGTCCAGGCTCCAACCTGCAGAACATCTGTGTCCTCCTCACCCCTGAAGATGCCAGCCAGATCCTGCACTTGGCAACGGGCAAGAGGGTGGCGATAGTGGGAGCGTCATTCATTG GCATGGAAGTGGCAGCCAGTCTCGTGGGGAAAGCTGCTTGCATCCAGGTGGTGGAGAAGGCCGACTCTCCGTACCAGGCAGTGCTCGGGGACCAGGTTGGACGTGTGGCCATGAAG ATGCTGCAAGCGCAAGGAGTCACGTTCCACATGAAGGCAGAGGTGGCGGAAGTGCAAGGCGAACGCGGGAAG GTCACACAGGTCATTCTGGACAATGGGCAAAAGATCCCTgcagatgtggtggtggtgggaatag GGGTCGTCCCCAACTCCGGCTTCCTGGAGGGCAGCTCAGTTGTGCTGGACCACCGTGGCGCTATCCTTGTGGACTTG TTCATGCAGACCAACACCCCTTCTGTCTTTGCTGCTGGGGACGTGGCCTCCTTTCCTGTGGCTCTGCTCGGTGGGAAGAACACAAACATCTGTCACTGGCAGATTGCCCAAGCCCACG GCCATGTGGCTGCCCTCAACATCCTGCAGAAACGGGAGAGGCTGCATACGGTGCCTTTCTTCTGGACCAAGTTGCAAAGGAAGAGCATCCGGTATGCAG GATGCGGGATTGGCTACACAGAGACCGTGCTCAAAGGGGATCTGGACCAGGAGAAGTTCCTCCTCTTCTACATTAA GGAGGGATTTGTGACTGCAGCTGCCAGCCTGAACTTTGACCCCAAGTTGGCGATGGTGGCCGAGGTCATGTACTCAGGAAAAACCATCTCCAAGCAAGAGGCCGA ACTGATGGGGGATGACACgctgcaggagacctga
- the LOC133374123 gene encoding apoptosis-inducing factor 3-like isoform X1, which translates to MEGEDRVITQEVCREDEMYDGEMREVQVAGHPVLLVRDHLQFRGLGSKCPHAGAPLAKGYLGRGRIRCPFHGACFSLTMGDIEEYPTLDCLAAFKVTVESGQVYVTAKVKDLESGRRVKHMSKWSQLSSQTVLLLGAGPAALTCAETLRQEGFTGRVIMVTRENHQPYDRTKLSKEMDAKAESIYLRPQSFLDAHNIEVWMQKEVVSLDLDGKRAQFSDGTCQGYDHLLIATGSRPRRLQCPGSNLQNICVLLTPEDASQILHLATGKRVAIVGASFIGMEVAASLVGKAACIQVVEKADSPYQAVLGDQVGRVAMKMLQAQGVTFHMKAEVAEVQGERGKVTQVILDNGQKIPADVVVVGIVHADQHPFCLCCWGRGLLSCGSARWEEHKHLSLADCPSPRPCGCPQHPAETGEAAYGAFLLDQVAKEEHPVCRYEGEGSPLHWPAWLPTVQSDPKIWAPCSFPSGCGIGYTETVLKGDLDQEKFLLFYIKEGFVTAAASLNFDPKLAMVAEVMYSGKTISKQEAELMGDDTLQET; encoded by the exons ATGGAAGGCGAAGACAGAGTCATTACGCAGGAGGTCTGCCGGGAGGACGAGATGTACGATGGAGA GATGCGGGAAGTACAGGTGGCTGGTCACCCCGTGCTGCTGGTGAGGGATCATCTCCAGTTCAGAGGCTTGGGTAGCAAGTGCCCCCACGCCGGAGCACCACTCGCCAAAG GCTACTTGGGACGGGGGCGGATTCGTTGCCCTTTCCATGGGGCCTGCTTTAGCCTCACGATGGGCGACATTGAGGAATACCCCACCCTGGACTGCCTGGCTGCTTTCAAG GTGACCGTGGAGAGTGGACAGGTGTACGTCACTGCGAAGGTGAAG GACCTTGAAAGCGGCCGCAGAGTGAAGCATATGAGCAAATGGAGCCAGCTCAGCAGCCAGACGGTGCTGCTTCTGGGGGCAG GTCCTGCGGCGCTGACTTGCGCCGAAACCCTTCGCCAGGAGGGCTTCACTGGCAGGGTCATCATGGTGACGAGGGAGAATCACCAGCCCTACGACAGGACCAAGCTGAGCAAG GAAATGGATGCCAAGGCTGAGAGCATCTACCTGCGGCCTCAGAGTTTTCTGGATGCTCACAACATCGAGGTCTGGATGCAGAAAGAG GTGGTTTCTCTGGACCTGGATGGCAAAAGGGCCCAGTTCAGCGACGGGACCTGCCAGGGCTATGACCACCTGCTGATTGCCACCGGCAGCAG ACCAAGGCGCTTGCAATGTCCAGGCTCCAACCTGCAGAACATCTGTGTCCTCCTCACCCCTGAAGATGCCAGCCAGATCCTGCACTTGGCAACGGGCAAGAGGGTGGCGATAGTGGGAGCGTCATTCATTG GCATGGAAGTGGCAGCCAGTCTCGTGGGGAAAGCTGCTTGCATCCAGGTGGTGGAGAAGGCCGACTCTCCGTACCAGGCAGTGCTCGGGGACCAGGTTGGACGTGTGGCCATGAAG ATGCTGCAAGCGCAAGGAGTCACGTTCCACATGAAGGCAGAGGTGGCGGAAGTGCAAGGCGAACGCGGGAAG GTCACACAGGTCATTCTGGACAATGGGCAAAAGATCCCTgcagatgtggtggtggtgggaatag TTCATGCAGACCAACACCCCTTCTGTCTTTGCTGCTGGGGACGTGGCCTCCTTTCCTGTGGCTCTGCTCGGTGGGAAGAACACAAACATCTGTCACTGGCAGATTGCCCAAGCCCACG GCCATGTGGCTGCCCTCAACATCCTGCAGAAACGGGAGAGGCTGCATACGGTGCCTTTCTTCTGGACCAAGTTGCAAAGGAAGAGCATCCGGTATGCAGGTATGAAGGGGAGGGCTCTCCTCTGCATTGGCCAGCCTGGTTGCCAACAGTCCAGTCAGATCCCAAAATCTGGGCCCCTTGCTCTTTTCCCTCAGGATGCGGGATTGGCTACACAGAGACCGTGCTCAAAGGGGATCTGGACCAGGAGAAGTTCCTCCTCTTCTACATTAA GGAGGGATTTGTGACTGCAGCTGCCAGCCTGAACTTTGACCCCAAGTTGGCGATGGTGGCCGAGGTCATGTACTCAGGAAAAACCATCTCCAAGCAAGAGGCCGA ACTGATGGGGGATGACACgctgcaggagacctga